In the genome of Desulfovibrio desulfuricans, one region contains:
- a CDS encoding hydrogenase small subunit → MRIAVGLGKKGGEERLERQGISRRDFMKFCTAVAVTMGFGPSFASEVAAALTGRRPSVVYLHAAECTGCSEALLRTYKPFIDAVILDTISLDYHETIMAAAGEAAEQALHAAVENPNGFVCMVEGAIPTGMDNKYGYIAGHTMYDICKEILPKAKAVVNIGTCACYGGVQAAKPNPTGAKGVNECFASLGVKGINIPGCPPNPLNMVGALVAFLQGQKIELDELGRPLMFFGQSVHDLCERRKHFDAGEFAPSFNSEEARKGWCLYEVGCKGPQTYNNCPKVLFNETNWPVAAGHPCIGCSEPGFWDEMSPFYQN, encoded by the coding sequence ATGCGTATTGCCGTGGGTCTGGGCAAAAAAGGCGGAGAAGAGCGTTTAGAGCGCCAGGGCATAAGCCGCCGTGATTTCATGAAATTCTGCACGGCGGTGGCGGTGACCATGGGCTTCGGCCCTTCATTCGCCTCCGAGGTAGCCGCTGCGCTGACCGGACGCCGTCCTTCAGTGGTGTATCTGCACGCTGCTGAATGCACGGGCTGCTCCGAAGCGCTGCTGCGTACCTACAAACCCTTCATTGATGCCGTCATTCTTGACACCATCTCCCTTGACTACCACGAAACCATCATGGCCGCCGCCGGTGAAGCCGCCGAACAAGCCCTGCATGCCGCCGTGGAAAATCCCAATGGCTTTGTCTGCATGGTCGAAGGCGCCATTCCTACGGGCATGGACAACAAGTACGGCTACATCGCCGGGCACACCATGTATGACATCTGCAAGGAAATTCTGCCCAAGGCCAAGGCCGTGGTAAACATCGGCACCTGTGCCTGCTACGGCGGCGTTCAGGCTGCCAAGCCCAACCCCACCGGCGCCAAGGGCGTCAACGAATGCTTCGCCAGCCTGGGCGTAAAGGGCATCAACATCCCCGGCTGTCCCCCCAACCCCCTCAACATGGTCGGCGCACTTGTGGCCTTTTTGCAGGGCCAGAAGATCGAACTCGACGAACTGGGCCGCCCGCTCATGTTCTTCGGCCAGAGCGTCCACGACCTTTGCGAACGCCGCAAGCACTTCGACGCCGGCGAGTTTGCGCCTTCCTTCAATTCCGAAGAAGCGCGCAAGGGCTGGTGCCTCTACGAAGTGGGCTGCAAGGGCCCGCAGACGTACAACAACTGTCCCAAGGTTCTCTTTAACGAGACCAACTGGCCGGTGGCTGCCGGGCATCCCTG
- a CDS encoding O-acetylhomoserine aminocarboxypropyltransferase/cysteine synthase family protein, translating to MKTESLCLHAGYEPGNGEPRVLPIVQSTTFKYSTTAEVAKLFDLAEAGFFYSRLGNPTVDAVEQKIAALEGGVGALCTSSGQAASMLSLLNVAQSGDHVVSAASIYGGTFNLFAVTLKKLGIEVTFVDQNASEAELEKAFRPNTRAVFGETLSNPSMDVLDIERFANLAHRHRLPFIIDNTFATPVLCRPFEYGADIVVHSTTKYMDGHALQVGGVVVDSGNFDWTSGKFPEFTEPDPSYHGLVYAEAFGKAAYIVKARVQLMRDMGCCQSPQGAFYINQGLETLPLRMERHCRNAEAVAAYLEKHPAVEFVNYPRLPGHPQKALADKYLPKGCSGVISLSLKGGREAGANFIDNLKMISLQVHVADIRTCVLHPASSTHRQLTDEQLHEAGITPGMVRLSVGVEHVDDIIADLDQALTR from the coding sequence ATGAAAACGGAATCTCTTTGTCTGCACGCCGGGTACGAACCGGGCAACGGCGAACCCCGCGTTCTGCCTATAGTGCAGAGCACCACCTTCAAATACTCCACCACCGCCGAAGTGGCGAAACTTTTTGATCTTGCCGAAGCAGGCTTTTTTTATTCCCGCCTGGGCAACCCCACGGTAGACGCCGTGGAGCAAAAGATTGCGGCCCTCGAGGGCGGCGTGGGCGCGCTGTGCACCTCGTCGGGCCAGGCAGCGAGCATGCTGTCGCTGCTCAACGTTGCCCAGAGCGGCGACCACGTGGTCAGCGCCGCCAGCATCTACGGCGGCACGTTCAATCTTTTTGCCGTTACCCTCAAAAAGCTGGGTATTGAAGTAACCTTTGTGGATCAAAACGCCTCAGAGGCTGAGCTTGAAAAGGCATTTCGCCCCAATACCCGCGCCGTGTTTGGCGAAACGCTCTCCAACCCCTCCATGGATGTGCTGGACATCGAGCGCTTTGCCAACCTTGCCCACAGGCACAGGCTGCCCTTCATTATAGACAATACCTTTGCCACGCCCGTGCTCTGCCGCCCCTTTGAGTATGGGGCCGACATTGTTGTGCACTCCACCACCAAATACATGGATGGTCATGCCCTGCAGGTTGGCGGCGTTGTCGTGGACAGCGGCAACTTTGACTGGACTTCGGGCAAGTTTCCCGAATTTACCGAGCCCGATCCTTCCTACCATGGCCTGGTCTACGCCGAGGCCTTTGGCAAGGCGGCCTATATCGTCAAGGCCCGCGTACAGCTCATGCGCGACATGGGTTGCTGCCAGAGCCCCCAGGGCGCGTTTTACATCAACCAGGGCCTTGAAACCCTGCCCCTGCGCATGGAGCGCCACTGCCGCAATGCCGAGGCCGTAGCCGCCTACCTTGAAAAGCACCCTGCAGTGGAATTCGTCAACTATCCGCGCCTTCCCGGCCACCCGCAAAAAGCCCTGGCCGACAAATATCTGCCCAAGGGATGCAGCGGCGTCATCTCTCTCTCCCTCAAGGGCGGGCGCGAAGCTGGCGCGAACTTTATCGACAACCTCAAGATGATTTCGCTCCAGGTGCACGTGGCCGACATCCGCACCTGCGTGCTTCACCCTGCCAGTTCCACCCACCGTCAGCTGACCGACGAGCAGCTGCACGAGGCGGGCATCACCCCCGGCATGGTGCGCCTCTCTGTTGGCGTTGAACATGTTGATGATATTATAGCCGATCTCGACCAAGCTCTTACGCGCTAA
- a CDS encoding D-alanyl-D-alanine carboxypeptidase family protein, whose translation MDKLDIIHPGAGRHALGKPLSFMAADALRRLAVVGVFLCAAFAALLAATPEAEAARGARAAILINMDTGKVLFEKNADMSIPPASLTKVMSMFLTMDAVSGKRVSLDEKIRITPAASTVGGSSMHLRNGERVAVRQLLTGAAVASGNDAITALALRVGGNERQFVRAMNQKANSLGLNRTEFKNPTGLPAAGQRTTPRDMANLTRAYLHAHPGAQTFHNTRVFTHRNRQMANTNALLGSVRGVNGLKTGWTVASGYNLIVTAQRGGTRLIAVVMGGTSRNARDAMAERLIEAGFDGDGNPKKIRRSMGYRR comes from the coding sequence ATGGATAAGCTAGACATAATACACCCCGGCGCAGGCAGGCACGCTCTCGGCAAGCCTCTTTCATTCATGGCCGCAGACGCCCTCAGGCGTCTGGCGGTTGTCGGTGTTTTTTTATGCGCCGCTTTTGCAGCGCTGCTTGCGGCAACGCCAGAGGCTGAGGCTGCCAGAGGCGCAAGGGCCGCCATATTGATCAACATGGACACAGGCAAGGTGCTTTTTGAAAAAAACGCCGACATGTCCATCCCCCCGGCTTCACTGACCAAGGTCATGTCCATGTTTCTGACCATGGACGCGGTAAGCGGCAAGCGTGTGAGCCTTGATGAAAAAATTCGCATCACGCCTGCGGCTTCGACTGTTGGCGGGTCGTCCATGCACCTGCGCAACGGCGAGCGTGTGGCGGTGCGGCAACTGCTTACCGGCGCGGCCGTGGCCTCGGGCAATGACGCAATCACAGCGCTTGCGTTGCGTGTGGGCGGTAACGAAAGACAGTTTGTGCGCGCCATGAACCAAAAAGCCAACAGCCTGGGGCTGAACCGCACCGAATTCAAAAACCCCACTGGCCTGCCCGCCGCAGGGCAGCGCACAACCCCCCGCGACATGGCAAACCTCACGCGGGCCTACCTGCACGCGCACCCCGGCGCGCAGACGTTTCACAACACCCGCGTGTTCACGCACCGCAACAGGCAGATGGCCAACACCAACGCCCTGCTGGGCTCGGTACGGGGCGTCAACGGCCTCAAAACCGGCTGGACTGTGGCTTCTGGATATAATCTGATTGTTACTGCCCAGCGCGGCGGCACGCGCCTGATTGCCGTTGTCATGGGCGGCACGAGCCGCAACGCGCGCGACGCCATGGCAGAGCGCCTGATCGAAGCGGGATTTGACGGCGACGGCAATCCCAAAAAAATTCGCAGAAGCATGGGCTATAGACGCTAG
- a CDS encoding AI-2E family transporter — protein sequence MTLPLPRLLYILAALALYLLLWRNPVTIFMAACLSCLSLPLYRGLQMKGRTWRKRIERATGGARWRKFRLALSSSLPLYAYITTLLCAILVPIAMLALLVTPQAAAGFERLRELQANNFQLPPDWVANIQQWRMSLAEYPRIEKMVSDFLQKLDAFFGDAMSLLLSRSMDFLGGTMTVLWTSFLFFTLTVIFTTYARHIRKISGRIFHISQSMLVRFTSAIHRALRGILLGIVLVAAAQGVLCGIAFAVAGVRQPAFWGLLATLVAPIPAIGTAIVWLPLCLSLWFTGNSMAAIGLALWGVIVVAGVDNVLRPLFLQQGIKAPFFVLIIAILCGMASFGPVGLIAGPVLLAFAIQAVEEGNRTYRHNG from the coding sequence ATGACACTACCGCTGCCGCGTCTGCTCTATATTCTGGCCGCGCTCGCCTTGTATCTGCTGCTGTGGCGCAACCCCGTGACCATCTTTATGGCCGCCTGCCTGTCGTGCCTCTCGCTGCCGCTCTACCGGGGCCTGCAGATGAAAGGCCGGACATGGCGCAAACGGATTGAAAGAGCCACCGGCGGCGCGCGCTGGCGCAAATTTCGTCTTGCCCTTTCAAGCAGCCTGCCTCTCTACGCCTATATTACCACGCTTCTTTGCGCCATTCTTGTTCCCATTGCCATGCTGGCCCTCCTGGTTACGCCGCAGGCCGCCGCAGGCTTTGAGCGCCTGCGCGAATTGCAGGCCAACAACTTTCAGCTGCCTCCCGACTGGGTGGCGAACATCCAGCAGTGGCGGATGAGCCTGGCCGAGTACCCCCGCATAGAAAAGATGGTCAGCGACTTTCTGCAAAAGCTGGACGCCTTCTTTGGCGACGCCATGAGCCTGCTGCTGAGCAGGAGCATGGACTTTTTGGGCGGCACGATGACCGTGCTGTGGACGAGTTTTTTGTTTTTTACGCTTACCGTTATCTTTACAACCTACGCGCGACATATCCGCAAAATTTCCGGGCGGATCTTCCACATTTCGCAGTCCATGCTCGTGCGGTTTACGTCGGCCATTCACCGGGCCCTGCGCGGCATTTTGCTGGGCATAGTGCTGGTGGCGGCGGCTCAGGGCGTGTTGTGCGGCATAGCCTTTGCGGTTGCGGGCGTGAGACAGCCGGCATTTTGGGGTTTGCTGGCCACGCTTGTGGCTCCCATCCCCGCGATCGGCACAGCCATTGTATGGCTGCCGCTCTGCCTCTCGCTCTGGTTTACGGGCAACAGCATGGCGGCCATCGGCCTTGCCCTGTGGGGCGTGATTGTTGTGGCGGGCGTTGACAACGTACTGCGCCCGCTCTTTTTGCAGCAGGGCATCAAGGCTCCTTTTTTTGTTCTGATAATCGCCATTCTTTGCGGCATGGCCAGCTTTGGACCGGTGGGCCTTATCGCTGGCCCCGTACTGCTGGCCTTTGCCATTCAAGCTGTGGAAGAAGGCAACCGTACCTACAGGCACAATGGATAA
- the greA gene encoding transcription elongation factor GreA, giving the protein MTSIPISVQGYKKLEDELARLKSERPVIIQAIKEAREEGDLRENAGYDAARERQGMAEARIKYIESRMALYQVVDLDALSGDKVIFGSTVEVEDVDSGEARSFTILGPDEADPAKGSISFLSPVGQALLSREVGDEVTVDIPRGRVTYEVINISFKGSKVLN; this is encoded by the coding sequence ATGACAAGCATCCCCATTTCCGTGCAAGGCTACAAAAAGCTGGAAGACGAACTGGCCCGCCTCAAGAGCGAACGGCCCGTCATCATCCAGGCCATCAAAGAAGCCCGTGAAGAAGGCGACCTGCGTGAAAACGCCGGGTACGATGCCGCGCGCGAGCGCCAGGGCATGGCAGAAGCCCGCATCAAGTACATTGAATCGCGCATGGCGCTCTACCAGGTGGTTGATCTCGACGCCCTGAGCGGCGACAAGGTCATCTTTGGCTCCACTGTCGAAGTGGAAGACGTTGACAGCGGCGAAGCCCGCTCCTTTACCATTCTTGGCCCTGATGAGGCGGACCCCGCCAAGGGTTCCATCTCGTTTCTTTCGCCTGTGGGTCAGGCCCTGCTTAGCCGAGAGGTGGGCGACGAGGTTACGGTGGACATTCCGCGCGGCCGCGTCACCTATGAAGTGATCAATATCAGTTTCAAGGGCAGCAAAGTACTGAACTAA
- a CDS encoding lysylphosphatidylglycerol synthase domain-containing protein has protein sequence MKKYLRYLGTVLITAVFLLAVYLLYHKLKSYSIAQIRESINQISHGRILFSMLLMVINYIILVGYDWLALKAIHKDLPLPRVGLVSFVGQAVSYNFGALLGGTSVRYRFYSAWGFSLVEIVRLVLMLAVTFWVGALGLCGLIFIVSPPAIPDDLLARMPVTDVRILGVVLLLIACSYLILCCTVRKPVHIFGREFVFPAPHIAFAQALVAGVDIIAAAGCMYVLLPCNMGITFLDFLPSYLMAQVAVVLTHIPGGVGVFELVILHLTHTTQAQAVFAAVLLFRIIYFIIPLLAAAVLLAVYEVRQRSDMLRETGRWLSVLSHSISAYMVFAAGVILLVCAMLPPGKHMLHALRSMIPYEALAVGHFLTAISGATLLFVSYGLERRQSRAFVLAVACLVLGVAGALLNGFSWITASMVGIVLLTVCLARRRFYRSSFFWEEPIPAYWLFGAMGVLALAGFLAWALYHPSWNRAAAWGFDRPHMAAQTLFDFLGIAVGLALSWIWRVTLRLRARRQKAAHH, from the coding sequence ATGAAAAAATATTTGCGTTATCTTGGAACCGTGCTGATCACGGCAGTGTTTCTTTTGGCCGTATATCTTTTGTACCACAAGCTCAAAAGTTACAGCATTGCCCAAATCCGCGAGAGCATAAACCAGATTTCGCACGGGCGCATTCTTTTCTCCATGCTGCTCATGGTGATCAATTACATTATCCTTGTGGGCTACGACTGGCTGGCGCTCAAGGCCATTCACAAAGATCTGCCTTTGCCCCGAGTGGGGCTTGTTTCGTTTGTGGGTCAGGCGGTCAGTTACAATTTTGGCGCCCTGCTGGGCGGAACCAGCGTGCGCTACCGGTTTTATTCGGCCTGGGGTTTTTCGCTGGTAGAAATAGTGCGCCTCGTGCTGATGCTGGCCGTTACCTTTTGGGTCGGCGCGCTGGGGTTGTGCGGGCTTATCTTTATTGTCAGCCCTCCGGCTATTCCTGACGACCTGCTGGCCAGGATGCCCGTGACCGACGTGCGCATTCTGGGCGTGGTGCTGCTGCTTATCGCCTGCTCGTACCTTATCCTGTGCTGTACGGTACGCAAGCCCGTGCACATTTTTGGCAGGGAATTTGTCTTTCCCGCGCCGCACATTGCCTTTGCCCAGGCCCTGGTAGCCGGGGTGGACATTATTGCCGCTGCGGGCTGCATGTACGTGCTGCTGCCGTGTAACATGGGTATTACCTTTCTTGATTTTCTGCCCAGTTACCTCATGGCTCAGGTGGCCGTGGTGCTTACGCACATACCCGGCGGGGTGGGCGTTTTTGAGCTTGTCATCCTGCACCTGACCCACACGACCCAGGCGCAGGCCGTTTTTGCGGCGGTGCTGCTGTTTCGCATTATTTACTTTATCATTCCTCTGCTGGCAGCCGCTGTGCTGCTGGCCGTCTACGAGGTGCGCCAGCGCAGCGACATGCTGCGCGAAACGGGGCGCTGGCTGTCGGTGCTTTCGCACTCCATTTCCGCCTACATGGTTTTTGCCGCCGGGGTCATACTGCTCGTATGCGCCATGCTGCCGCCAGGCAAGCACATGCTGCACGCACTGCGCAGCATGATTCCCTACGAGGCGCTGGCCGTGGGGCATTTTCTTACGGCTATCTCTGGCGCGACGCTGCTGTTTGTCTCCTACGGGCTGGAGCGTCGTCAGTCGCGTGCTTTTGTGCTGGCCGTGGCCTGCCTCGTGCTGGGCGTTGCGGGGGCGCTGCTCAACGGTTTTTCGTGGATCACCGCCTCCATGGTCGGCATTGTGCTGCTGACCGTATGCCTGGCGCGGCGGCGGTTTTATCGCTCGTCATTTTTCTGGGAGGAGCCTATCCCCGCCTACTGGCTGTTTGGCGCGATGGGCGTGCTTGCGCTGGCGGGCTTTCTTGCCTGGGCGCTGTACCATCCATCGTGGAACAGGGCCGCGGCATGGGGATTTGACCGTCCGCACATGGCCGCGCAGACCCTGTTTGACTTTTTGGGTATTGCCGTGGGGCTGGCGCTCTCGTGGATATGGCGCGTAACCCTGCGCCTGAGGGCCCGCAGGCAAAAGGCGGCGCATCACTGA
- a CDS encoding NAD(P)H-hydrate dehydratase produces the protein MWCIVGTLPDQDFALCPAGLEGDSTVADGLLRLPDGQRVPVQRGTAALAATAILACGALGVAPPRLLLAGDSGSGAGSRAIYAWLEQNLGSIAPAGLTFHYLFPDLDWHNRVLMAVQAIAVPPRMVADAGFMYVAKMSGYADAYDLFTPDLGELAFLADEKAPHPFYTRGFLLACEDDVTPLLQRAIEHGNCPKNMIIKGTKDYIVTDGSITATVEAPAVAAMECIGGTGDLVTGLATAFLCAGACMNEACTAAARMARLLAQHCAPNPGTQIGELIGKLPEALHEARAKWRDGLASIPAR, from the coding sequence ATGTGGTGCATAGTGGGAACTCTGCCCGATCAGGATTTTGCCTTGTGCCCTGCGGGGCTAGAGGGCGACAGCACTGTTGCCGACGGTCTGCTGCGCCTGCCCGACGGCCAGCGTGTGCCGGTGCAGCGCGGCACGGCGGCTCTGGCAGCCACAGCCATACTTGCCTGCGGCGCGCTGGGCGTTGCCCCGCCGCGTCTGCTGCTGGCAGGCGACTCCGGTTCCGGCGCTGGCAGCCGGGCCATTTACGCATGGCTGGAACAGAACCTCGGCAGCATCGCTCCGGCGGGGTTGACCTTCCATTATCTTTTTCCTGATCTGGATTGGCACAACCGGGTGTTGATGGCCGTGCAGGCTATCGCCGTGCCGCCCCGCATGGTGGCGGACGCGGGCTTTATGTACGTGGCCAAGATGAGCGGCTACGCCGACGCCTACGACCTTTTTACCCCCGATCTGGGCGAGCTGGCCTTTCTGGCGGACGAAAAAGCCCCGCATCCATTCTACACCAGGGGCTTTTTGCTTGCGTGCGAGGACGACGTGACTCCCCTGCTGCAGCGCGCCATTGAGCACGGCAACTGCCCTAAAAATATGATTATCAAGGGCACAAAAGACTATATCGTCACGGATGGCAGCATCACAGCTACGGTGGAGGCCCCCGCTGTCGCCGCCATGGAGTGCATCGGCGGCACGGGCGATCTGGTGACCGGGCTGGCGACGGCCTTTTTGTGCGCCGGAGCCTGCATGAACGAGGCCTGCACGGCGGCCGCCCGCATGGCCCGTCTGCTGGCCCAGCACTGCGCCCCCAACCCCGGCACGCAGATAGGCGAACTCATAGGCAAGCTGCCCGAAGCCTTGCACGAGGCACGGGCCAAATGGCGGGACGGCCTCGCCTCCATCCCCGCCAGATAA
- a CDS encoding DUF3343 domain-containing protein, whose protein sequence is MTQDQPRSGLLHGIAQKLHELFLPPRGRSNAHSQPDKHRRACNDRGLLVFDHTGEVIRAERLLRAAGLDVEVKGPPPQMRTGCDMVVVFELVRQVRVLEVLEQDGLVPSQVVSANDVLLEPVSLFQTRCVDDRWIMVRAANMKITLDTADDRIVNISGGGCPDVPWVASKLCGLRLAEAPEPLSLGQTLCCYSLQKAFEELRRQRACGA, encoded by the coding sequence ATGACACAGGACCAACCCCGAAGCGGACTGCTGCACGGTATTGCGCAAAAACTGCACGAGCTTTTTTTGCCCCCTCGCGGCAGGAGCAACGCCCATAGCCAGCCGGACAAGCACCGGCGCGCCTGCAACGACAGGGGGCTGCTGGTCTTTGACCACACGGGCGAAGTGATCAGGGCCGAGCGCCTGTTGCGTGCCGCCGGGCTGGATGTGGAGGTAAAAGGGCCGCCGCCGCAGATGCGTACCGGCTGTGATATGGTGGTGGTTTTTGAGCTGGTGCGTCAGGTTCGCGTGCTGGAAGTTCTTGAACAGGACGGGCTTGTTCCCTCGCAGGTGGTCAGCGCCAACGATGTGCTGCTGGAGCCGGTTTCGCTGTTTCAGACCAGGTGCGTCGATGACCGCTGGATCATGGTACGCGCCGCCAACATGAAAATTACCCTGGATACCGCCGACGACCGCATCGTTAACATTTCGGGCGGCGGCTGCCCCGATGTGCCATGGGTAGCAAGCAAACTCTGCGGCCTGCGCCTTGCCGAAGCCCCGGAACCGCTGAGCCTGGGTCAGACGCTCTGCTGCTACAGCCTGCAAAAGGCCTTTGAGGAACTGCGGAGGCAACGCGCATGTGGTGCATAG